A window of the Penaeus vannamei isolate JL-2024 chromosome 19, ASM4276789v1, whole genome shotgun sequence genome harbors these coding sequences:
- the LOC138865064 gene encoding ETS homologous factor-like, giving the protein MAYLEPQEEGAVGGLVDEIEAYLFLDISEWEGKDCVDWANGVCRLLNIDSNIVNLWAFTDMTGTQLLSFTYEDFCNQVGTVYGLSFYREFMRLRESRTAENAQQPPGNPGPANPPLEHAGRYEDEERRERQPYLEPIMGQTRRRPRGPRVWEFLVRLLVDPRTNPSLITWEDEASGTFRLVQKERIAEMWIQRSREGGLSYNNLARTMRYHYANGALEPVMERQLVYRLGPQAREYLETLRNQRP; this is encoded by the exons ATGGCTTACTTGGAACCACAAGAAGAAGGCGCAGTAGGGGGACTCGTCGATGAAATAGAAGCCTACCTGTTTCTGGACATTAGTGAATGGGAGGGCAAG GACTGCGTCGACTGGGCCAACGGCGTGTGTCGTCTGCTGAACATCGACAGCAACATCGTCAACCTGTGGGCCTTTACTGACATGACAGGGACTCAGCTGCTCTCATTTACTTACGAGGATTTCTGCAATCAAGTCGGCACGGTGTACGGCCTAAGCTTCTACAGGGAGTTCATGCGACTTCGGGAAAGCAGGACGGCAG AGAACGCGCAGCAGCCACCGGGGAACCCAGGACCTGCAAACCCTCCCTTGGAACACGCAG gacgctacgaagacgaggagagacgaGAGCGCCAGCCCTACCTCGAACCCATCATGGGCCAGACGAGGAGAAGAC cccgAGGCCCGAGGGTGTGGGAGTTCCTCGTGCGGCTCCTGGTCGACCCGCGAACCAACCCCTCCCTCATCACGTGGGAGGACGAGGCCAGCGGGACCTTCCGCCTCGTGCAGAAGGAGCGGATCGCGGAGATGTGGATCCAGCGGTCCAGGGAAGGGGGCCTCTCGTACAACAACCTCGCGCGGACCATGAG ATACCACTACGCGAACGGCGCCCTCGAGCCCGTCATGGAGCGCCAGCTGGTCTACCGCCTCGGACCTCAAGCCAGAGAATACCTTGAGACGCTTCGAAATCAGCGCCCGTAG